From the genome of Neomonachus schauinslandi chromosome 5, ASM220157v2, whole genome shotgun sequence, one region includes:
- the SLC35E3 gene encoding solute carrier family 35 member E3 isoform X2, with protein MASLADRMRGNGRIAAGLLLNLLVSICIVFLNKWIYVHHGFPNMSLTLVHFVVTWLGLYICQKLDIFAPKSLPPSKLLLLALSFCGFVVFTNLSLQNNTIGTYQLAKAMTTPVIIVIQTLCYKKTFSTKIQLTLIPITLGVILNSYYDVKFNFLGMVFAALGVLVTSLYQVWVGAKQHELQVNSMQLLYYQAPMSSAMLLVAVPFFEPVFGEGGIFGPWSVSALMIFALKRKSLGEMTRPSHRNKPETVPWMNTHCPFVTDVTVLVFNSMLNGRTSVFICYK; from the exons ATGGCATCGCTTGCGGACCGAATGCGAGGCAACGGGCGCATCGCCGCTGGGCTCCTGCTCAACCTACTGGTGTCCATCTGCATCGTGTTCCTCAACAAATGGATCTATGTGCACCACGGCTTCCCTAACATGAGCCTGACCCTGGTGCACTTCGTGGTCACCTGGCTGGGCTTGTACATCTGCCAGAAGCTGGACATCTTTGCCCCTAAAAGTCTACCGCCTTCCAAACTCCTCCTCCTGGCCCTCAGCTTCTGCGGCTTCGTGGTCTTCACCAATCTCTCTCTGCAGAACAACACCATAGGCACCTATCAGCTGGCCAAGGCCATGACCACGCCGGTCATCATAGTCATCCAGACCCTCTGCTACAAGAAAACCTTCTCTACCAAAATACAGCTCACGCTG ATTCCTATAACTTTAGGTGTAATCCTAAATTCTTATTACGATGTGAAGTTTAATTTCCTTGGAATGGTGTTTGCCGCTCTTGGTGTTTTAGTTACATCCCTTTATCAAGtg TGGGTAGGAGCCAAACAGCATGAATTGCAAGTGAACTCGATGCAGCTGTTGTACTACCAGGCCCCAATGTCCTCCGCCATGTTGCTGGTCGCCGTGCCCTTCTTTGAGCCAGTGTTTGGAGAAGGAGGAATATTTGGCCCCTGGTCAGTGTCCGCATTG ATGATCTTCGCACTGAAAAGGAAATCCCTCGGGGAAATGACCAGGCCCAGTCACAGAAACAAACCAGAAACAGTGCCGTGGATGAACACCCACTGTCCTTTTGTTACAGATGTAACTGTACTGGTTTTTAATTCTATGTTAAATGGCCGAACTTCAGTTTTTATCTGTTACAAATAA
- the SLC35E3 gene encoding solute carrier family 35 member E3 isoform X3, translating into MASLADRMRGNGRIAAGLLLNLLVSICIVFLNKWIYVHHGFPNMSLTLVHFVVTWLGLYICQKLDIFAPKSLPPSKLLLLALSFCGFVVFTNLSLQNNTIGTYQLAKAMTTPVIIVIQTLCYKKTFSTKIQLTLWVGAKQHELQVNSMQLLYYQAPMSSAMLLVAVPFFEPVFGEGGIFGPWSVSALLMVLLSGVIAFMVNLSIYWIIGNTSPVTYNMFGHFKFCITLFGGYVLFKDPLSINQGLGMLCTLFGILAYTHLKLSEQEGSKSKLVQRP; encoded by the exons ATGGCATCGCTTGCGGACCGAATGCGAGGCAACGGGCGCATCGCCGCTGGGCTCCTGCTCAACCTACTGGTGTCCATCTGCATCGTGTTCCTCAACAAATGGATCTATGTGCACCACGGCTTCCCTAACATGAGCCTGACCCTGGTGCACTTCGTGGTCACCTGGCTGGGCTTGTACATCTGCCAGAAGCTGGACATCTTTGCCCCTAAAAGTCTACCGCCTTCCAAACTCCTCCTCCTGGCCCTCAGCTTCTGCGGCTTCGTGGTCTTCACCAATCTCTCTCTGCAGAACAACACCATAGGCACCTATCAGCTGGCCAAGGCCATGACCACGCCGGTCATCATAGTCATCCAGACCCTCTGCTACAAGAAAACCTTCTCTACCAAAATACAGCTCACGCTG TGGGTAGGAGCCAAACAGCATGAATTGCAAGTGAACTCGATGCAGCTGTTGTACTACCAGGCCCCAATGTCCTCCGCCATGTTGCTGGTCGCCGTGCCCTTCTTTGAGCCAGTGTTTGGAGAAGGAGGAATATTTGGCCCCTGGTCAGTGTCCGCATTG CTTATGGTGCTGCTCTCTGGAGTAATAGCTTTCATGGTGAACTTATCGATTTATTGGATCATTGGGAACACATCACCAGTCAC CTATAACATGTTTGGACACTTCAAGTTCTGCATTACTTTATTTGGAGGATATGTTTTATTTAAGGATCCATTGTCAATTAACCAGGGTCTTGGCATGTTATGCACATTATTTGGCATTCTCGCCTATACCCATTTGAAACTCAGTGAACAGGAAGGAAGTAAGAGTAAACTGGTACAGCGTCCATAA
- the SLC35E3 gene encoding solute carrier family 35 member E3 isoform X1: MASLADRMRGNGRIAAGLLLNLLVSICIVFLNKWIYVHHGFPNMSLTLVHFVVTWLGLYICQKLDIFAPKSLPPSKLLLLALSFCGFVVFTNLSLQNNTIGTYQLAKAMTTPVIIVIQTLCYKKTFSTKIQLTLIPITLGVILNSYYDVKFNFLGMVFAALGVLVTSLYQVWVGAKQHELQVNSMQLLYYQAPMSSAMLLVAVPFFEPVFGEGGIFGPWSVSALLMVLLSGVIAFMVNLSIYWIIGNTSPVTYNMFGHFKFCITLFGGYVLFKDPLSINQGLGMLCTLFGILAYTHLKLSEQEGSKSKLVQRP, from the exons ATGGCATCGCTTGCGGACCGAATGCGAGGCAACGGGCGCATCGCCGCTGGGCTCCTGCTCAACCTACTGGTGTCCATCTGCATCGTGTTCCTCAACAAATGGATCTATGTGCACCACGGCTTCCCTAACATGAGCCTGACCCTGGTGCACTTCGTGGTCACCTGGCTGGGCTTGTACATCTGCCAGAAGCTGGACATCTTTGCCCCTAAAAGTCTACCGCCTTCCAAACTCCTCCTCCTGGCCCTCAGCTTCTGCGGCTTCGTGGTCTTCACCAATCTCTCTCTGCAGAACAACACCATAGGCACCTATCAGCTGGCCAAGGCCATGACCACGCCGGTCATCATAGTCATCCAGACCCTCTGCTACAAGAAAACCTTCTCTACCAAAATACAGCTCACGCTG ATTCCTATAACTTTAGGTGTAATCCTAAATTCTTATTACGATGTGAAGTTTAATTTCCTTGGAATGGTGTTTGCCGCTCTTGGTGTTTTAGTTACATCCCTTTATCAAGtg TGGGTAGGAGCCAAACAGCATGAATTGCAAGTGAACTCGATGCAGCTGTTGTACTACCAGGCCCCAATGTCCTCCGCCATGTTGCTGGTCGCCGTGCCCTTCTTTGAGCCAGTGTTTGGAGAAGGAGGAATATTTGGCCCCTGGTCAGTGTCCGCATTG CTTATGGTGCTGCTCTCTGGAGTAATAGCTTTCATGGTGAACTTATCGATTTATTGGATCATTGGGAACACATCACCAGTCAC CTATAACATGTTTGGACACTTCAAGTTCTGCATTACTTTATTTGGAGGATATGTTTTATTTAAGGATCCATTGTCAATTAACCAGGGTCTTGGCATGTTATGCACATTATTTGGCATTCTCGCCTATACCCATTTGAAACTCAGTGAACAGGAAGGAAGTAAGAGTAAACTGGTACAGCGTCCATAA